The Deinococcus depolymerans genome contains the following window.
GCCCAACCAGCCGCACCGCGCCGAGATCGCCAAGATGATGACCCGCGCGGCGTGGCGCGGCCAGGGCGTCGCCACCCGCCTCCTGAGGACCGCCGAGGCCGAGGCCGCCCGCCGGGGGCGCACCCTGCTGACGCTCGACACCTCCGTGGACGGCGGCGCCAGGAAACTCTACGAGACTGCCGGCTACACCCTGGTCGGCGAGATCCCGGACTTTGCCCTCACGCCCGACGGCCGCCTGAACGGCACGCTCATCTACTACAAGCGCCTGTAGACAGCGGAGGAGGCGACGGCCCACGCGGACCGCCGCCTCCCACCTGGGTCCGTTCAGCCCAGGTCGTCCAGCACGCCCGCGAGGTCCTTCTTCACGCAGGTGAACATCGGCGTGTCCTGCAGGGTGAACATGCTCGCCTCGGTGTAACGCAGGCGGTGCACCAGATCCACGAACTCCTGCGGGTAGTCGCTGTCGAAGCTCACCACGAACTCCTGATCGTCGATGCCGTACGAGTAACTGGTGTTGATACGCACGCCCTTGAACGGCACGCTGGCGTTGATGTGCTCGTCCATCATGCCCTGGCGGGAGTGCGGCGTCAGGTCGTACCACGCGCGCGTCTTCACGAACGGGTAGATGAACAGGTACTGCCCCTGGCCGGGCAGGATCTCCAGGCCGTGCCCGCTGCCCTCCACGCGGTTCACGTACTGGCTGCGTTTGTTCATGGAGATGAAGTTGTACGGCTGCGTCAGGTAGCCCATCAGGCGCGTGCGGTTCAGGCGGGCCTGGGATTCCTGGAAGTCGCGCACGTCGAACGCGATGCGCCACAGCATGAAGTCCACGTCGCCGCGCACGCCCACCAGCGAGTACGGACGCAGGATCAGGCCCTTCTCGGCGGGTGCGTCGGCCACCCAGCCCTGCGCGGCGGCGAGGAACTCGGCCTTCAGTTCGTCCCGTTCCGCCTGCGGCAGCCGCCGGAAGGCGGGGTCCAGTTTGAAGAACGCGTAGTTCAGGAACTGCCGGTTGGCGCGGTCGGCCTCACGGCCCGTCACCTGACCGCTCGGGTCGAGGTCCACCATCATCTTCGGGCGACCCGGACGCGCGGCGGGTGCGGGCGCTCCCGTCTCGGCGGGCATCGCACCCCCGGGACCGGTGCCTTCAGGACGGCCGCTCACTGCGCGGCCCCCGCGACGACCTCGCCGCGCAGGTCGTGCGTCAGGCCGAAGTTCTCCCGGTACAGCGCCTGAATCGCCCCGAACTCCGCGTCGGTCAGGGGCGCGGCGTCGAAGGTCGCGGCGTACTCCTCGAGGTTCTGCGCCGAGTAGATGTTCGGCAGGACGCTCGCCATGACCGGGGAACGCAGCGCGAACTGAATCGCCAGCTGCCCGACCGTGCGGCCACGGCCCTCCACGAACTGCGCCTGAAGCTGCTCGACCTTCTTCAGGCCGTCCTCCATCCAGGCCTTGCGCCGGGCGTTGGTGGTCATGCGCCAGTTGCGGTGGTCACCGGGCTCGAACTCGGTGTCCAGCGTCATGTACCCCTCCAGCAGCCCGGAG
Protein-coding sequences here:
- a CDS encoding GNAT family N-acetyltransferase — its product is MTDLQITPLTHAALPQLGELLIETVAAGGSVSFMHPLAPADARAFWQASLNAAEAGGRVLYGAWHGPELIGTVTLLLDFPPNQPHRAEIAKMMTRAAWRGQGVATRLLRTAEAEAARRGRTLLTLDTSVDGGARKLYETAGYTLVGEIPDFALTPDGRLNGTLIYYKRL
- a CDS encoding chlorite dismutase family protein; this translates as MMVDLDPSGQVTGREADRANRQFLNYAFFKLDPAFRRLPQAERDELKAEFLAAAQGWVADAPAEKGLILRPYSLVGVRGDVDFMLWRIAFDVRDFQESQARLNRTRLMGYLTQPYNFISMNKRSQYVNRVEGSGHGLEILPGQGQYLFIYPFVKTRAWYDLTPHSRQGMMDEHINASVPFKGVRINTSYSYGIDDQEFVVSFDSDYPQEFVDLVHRLRYTEASMFTLQDTPMFTCVKKDLAGVLDDLG